From a single Scomber japonicus isolate fScoJap1 chromosome 12, fScoJap1.pri, whole genome shotgun sequence genomic region:
- the LOC128369636 gene encoding somatostatin-1-like → MAQIVCVLALLCFASCVVENSGTMQEFKDLQLQQDSLPWLQKLQDKQELMQKQNIVQLLYRLFKSEKPMILQGTKGTERQEKERRGLDKGVTTLARRAGCRVFFWKSWTAC, encoded by the exons ATGGCccaaattgtgtgtgttttggcacTTCTGTGTTTTGCATCGTGTGTTGTGGAAAATTCAGGAACCATGCAGGAATTTAAAGACCTCCAACTTCAACAAGACTCATTGCCATGGCTCCAGAAATTACAAGACAAACAG GAATTAATGCAGAAACAGAACATAGTACAGTTGCTTTATAGACTTTTCAAATCCGAAAAACCAATGATCCTCCAAGGAACCAAAGGCACAGAGCGACAGGAGAAAGAGCGACGTGGTTTGGATAAGGGCGTGACAACTCTGGCTCGCAGGGCTGGCTGCAGAGTCTTCTTCTGGAAGTCCTGGACTGCCTGCTAA